The Geminocystis sp. NIES-3708 genomic sequence AGAATCTGCAACTCTTTTTTTAAATATTTTTTTCAAGGATGCTTTTAACGGGATAAATACTTTTGATACTAAGCTTTACAGATTTTAAAAAGGTAATTTACGTTTTGATAAGCAATCTCCACTCTACTTTTATCATTTTTGGCTCGTTTTTCGATTTTTCAACTTTGAGCTACCCCATACAGTTAATCTCGCCATATTGTTAGTTGAATTGTTACGAGAATAAGGGCGATGATTAATAAAATACTTGTACTGGCGGCTGCGTAGCCAAAGTTGAATTGGCGAAATGCTTGTTCATACATATAGTAAGAGAGTAAATTGGTGGAGTTTGATGGTCCACCGTTGGTGATGATATATACTTGTTCAAAAGAGCGAAATGTAAAAATAGCAGTAGTTATAGTAGCAAATATTAGAGTAGATTGTAATCCAGGCAGAGTAATATAGTAAAATTTTTGCCAAAAATCTGCTCCATCTAATTCGGCGGCTTCATAACGATTTTGGGGAATGGCTTGTAATCCAGCTAAAAAGACAACTAAGTTAAAGCCAATTTGTCTCCATGTACTGAAAATTATGAGTATTGGCATTGCCCAAGTGGTGCTATTTAACCAAGGAATAGGATTTATATGTAATTGTGATAATAAATCGTTAATTGGTCCATTATTTTGGAATAACCAGCGAAATCCTAATCCCATCGCCACTAATGAGGTAATACTAGGTATAAAATAAGCGGTGCGGAAAAATTCTCTGAGTATTATTTTTTGGTTGACTAAAATGCTTAAAAATAAAGGGATAATGATACTAGGAATGATAGTGGCGATGGCAAAATAAAGAGTATTGAAGATAATTTGTTTAAAGTCTGCATCGATAAGTAATCTCTTGTAATTTGCTAAACCAATCCATCTACTGCTGACTAAATTACCATTAGTGAAACTGATATAGAGAAGGGATAGAATTGGGGCAAATAAAAATATTGTCAGTAATATTAATGCTGGTGCTAAAAATAACCATGCCATTAAATTTGATTGTCTTAGTGTCTGTAAAAAATTTGTTTTTTTTGATGGTGGGTTTGGAAACATTCTTGATTAGAATTTCTTGACGGAAGCGAAAGAATAGGTAACGACAATCATTAATTGTTAATCGTTAATTGTTTACTTATCTTCCGCCAACGGTTATGGAATCAACTTTGATATGAGGTTGTCCAACAGTTACATAAACACTACCACTCACTGAACCACAAAAACCCGCGGCTAATCCTAAATCTTGGGATGACATAGAAATTTTTGTCATAATTTCTTTCGCAGTGCCAATAAGAGTAGCCCCTTTTAATGGTTTAGTGATTTTACCATTTTCAACGAGATAGGCTTCATCAACGCCGAAGTTAAACTCCCCTGTGGGGCCAACGCTTCCTCCCCCCATTTTTTTACAGTAGATGCCTTTATCGACAGAATTAAATACTTCATCGAGAGTGTATTGACCACAGTCAATGTAAGTATTGCGCATACGAGAAGCTGCGGCAAAACTGTAGCTCTGTCTTCTGCCACTACCTGTGCGAGGATGTCCTGTACGTATTGAACCAGCTCGATCTGCGATAAAGTTTTTGAGAATGCCATTCTCGATTAAAAGAGTGCGTTGTGGTGGCATTCCTTCATCATCCATATCTATACTTCCGAAAGCGTTTTCTGATAATCCTTCATCCCATGCCGTCAAATTTTCATGGGCAATTTTTTCGCCTTTCTTATCTATAAAGGGTGTACTTTTTCTTTCAATTTGAGTGGTTTCGAGTAAATGACCACAGGCTTCATGAAAGATTACACCGCCGAATTGATTTGCCATGATAACAGGATATTGTCCTGATTCTACATAGTCAGCGTATAACATTTTTCCTGCAGATTCGGCAACTTCTTCCGCTACAGTTTCATAATTCCATTTCCTTAAAAAGTCAGGGTTGCTAGTATCACCGTCTCTTTTACCAATAGATGATCTGTGTTCTCCATCTGCACATAAAAGATTATAGCCGACAGATTGGGTTAAACGTATATCACGAGCAAATATACCATCACTAGAAGCCACTAAAACTTCTTGCCAATCACGAAAATAAGTGGCTCGACGAGATTGGACATGATTGGCTTTTTGATTTAATTTATGGTTAGCAGATAGCAAAATTTCACCCATTTCTTGCATATTGCTACATTTACTTAACCATGTATCTTTATTTTTAGCGATGGCATAATCTCGAAACATTTCAAGGTTAATTTCTGGAATAAATGCACTCCCCTGAGGTAAATGTAAACCTAAAATAGATAATGCTTTTTCTAAGGCTTGTTTTAATCCCGAAAAAGTTAAATTGTTTGTACTAACATAACAGTCTTGTTTGCCACGAAAAACTCTAACACCTGCCCCCGTTGATAATCGAGGAGTTATGCTAGTGATAGTATCATCTTCTGCTAAACAACTAATATAATTAGCTTTTTCGAGGAAAAACTCGACAAAATCAGCACCGGCTGCCCTTCCCATACCCAATAATGTAGAGAGGGGTTTCTCCCAAGTTAAATCAAATTGATCAATAGTAGGATGATAGGATAGATTTGGTATTTCACGGGAAATTAATAAGGTTGGGGACATATTTTTATCTTATTTTGTTGTGCTATTTTACTCTCAATAAATTTCATTGTACATTTTATTCTCTATCCCTGTCTTGCCTTCATCAGTTTTCTTCTGTCAAAATCAGGTTGTTTTAATCGTCCATTTGCCAAGGTTGAGTTAAATTATCTTCATCAAGAATTTTTTTAGGTCGTAAAATCAATAGTAATTGTCCCAAAATTTGACAATCAGGATTAGATTGAAACCAGTTTAATTTTAGTTTTCCGTTTTCTTCTACTAAACAGTAATTACTAATATTCCATTCCTTAACATCTAAATCAATTACCACTAATAATTGTTCTGATTTTGTCGTAGTTTGTTTTGGTAAATCTTCACTTTGACAAAAAATAACTACAGGATGTTTTGCTTTTAGAATGACTTGCCAACTAGGAATAGAAACTATATCAATCTCTTTGTTAATTTTAAGTATTCCATAAGGTTCGATCTTTTCAAAAATAGGTATATTTTCTAAATCTGAAGATGTGAGAGGCAAAGTACCAGCCACAGGTAAAATGTAAGGTAATTGTTCGTCACTTTCAAAACGATAAATAGGTAATAAAGGAGCGTTTTGTGTAGAAGTAGAAGTAGCCGCTTCTGTTAATAAATGCTCAATTTGTTTTCTAGCCGTCTCAGAATGGGCAAATTTTAAACCTTCGGCAATTAATCGGGCTTTATCAGCTAAAGTTTTTTTCTGACGAGCATTTTTCCAATGTTGATAAGCTACGGCATCCCCAGGGTGAAGAGTAAAACCTGTTGGCGGTTGAGAAAGATGAGAAAAATGTTTAATGGCTTTGGCTATTTCTTTTGCACCATCTACGTCTAATTGTTTTTCTTTGGCTAGAATAGCGGCTGAAAGTCTTTCTTGGTGATTTAAAATTCTTAATTCGTATAATACATCACTGCGAGGTCCTTGATAATAACTTAATAAATCTTCTTGTGCTTCACCTTTAACTAAACTATCGTAAACTTGTGCCCCAACGATGACTAAATTTTGTTGACTGGTTTGTAATCCTGTGCCTTCAAAAATTTCCTGACTATTAATTCCTCCCTGTTGCAATCTTTGACAGGCTTTTCCCCAATCTACCCAACAACCTTCTTTATGTAACAAAGATGTCATGATGTTTTCTTTTTCTTCTACACTGAGGGGATTGTTATTTTCTGTCATAGAGTGATAATTATTGAGATAGACGTTAATAAATATAAGGCTATTATACTCTACCATCCGTGAACTATAAAATTATCGGTAAAAAGAGAACATAGGAAACAGGAGATAATAGGAAGAATTGTTAAAATATAATGGTCAAATTTAAAATATAATTCAATATGAATTCATCAAAATTTATTCAATCTTTATTTATTGGTATAGCAATAACTGTCTGTGGGTTAATCCCTTTACCCGCAAAAGCTGATATTAGCGAATCCAAAGTAAAAGCCTTTGTTGAAGCACTAAAATTAGCCGCCCCCCCCAATAAACCTAACGATGGAATGTATAGCCCCTGGCAAGTATTACCTAACATTATACCTAGTTGGACAAAAGAATGTTTAGGAAAGGAATTGACTCCTAATGGTTTTGATGCTGACAAAACTGCTGCCCAAAAAACCGTTACTTGTATCGCACAAAGGGAATTAAATCAACAATGGAAACAAACTAATCAAAATGAAACTCAAACTATTCGTAATACAGCTTGTTGGTGGATGACTGGTAATTATAATGGTTGCAAAAGTGGAACTACTGCTGAATATGTTAAAAAGGTAGAAAAGTTATACCATAAATAATTACGCTATTTTTTCTCTTACTCTGAAAGACAAATATTTAGGAAATATCTCTGTTTTGAACAGTACCGCAATGTGAGCAATAAGGCATCAATTTATAAGTTAAATTATGACAATTATGACATTCTAAATATTGACTATAGCCACAATGGGGACAATGTAAATGATCATGATGAATTTTTTTTCCGCAACTTAAACAACGAGATTTTTCGACTCTTTTACTAGCTTGACTTTTAGGATTAAAAACAATTTGTTGAAAAAATTTGATAATACCAAATCCAATGGCAGGAATTAAAAAGATATATAAATAATTGACTAAGAATAACAATCCACCAAAAATAACGCTAATAATATCAAAGAGAAATTCAAAAATAACTCCTATTTGTAAAAATTGAAATATTTTAATTAGTAAAGGAATAAAAAATATTACCAATAAATGCCAACTCATTAAACTAAGTAAACCGTATCCTTTTTCGATGGCTAATTTATGTACTAATAAACTAATAAATATTAAAGGTAATAAGAAAATTAGTTGAAATATTATTTGGATACTAGGATACCAAAATAAGGCTTTTTCATAACCTTGTTTAACTTCCTTAAATTTAGTCTCTGAATTTAATAAAGAAAGAAATTCTACGCTTTCACCCGTGGATAATAATTGTTGTTTTAATTCTTTAATTTCTGTTTTCAGATTACTGATGTTGAGATTATTTTTATCTAATTCTTGTTTTGCTTTTTGGGCTTCTATTTGATTAATCGATAAATTACTAGGTTGACCTGCTATTTTTTCTAGTAATGTAGAATCATATTGACTGCGAATAGTACTATTTTTCTCTTCTAAGGAAGTAACTTGTCTTTGTTTATCTTCTATAGATTTTAAAATTACTTTATTATTGGGTTGATTTATTTTTTTATTAATAGCCTGAAAATCGAGACAAATTGGGGATACTTTTCCTAAATGTCCTTCTGCAGATTGGTCATAACTTTGAGGTATATTAGGAATTGTATTTAAGGCTTCGCTGACTATTTGAAAATCTCGATCTTGATTTTTATTTTGTTGATAACTTTGCCATTGATCATAACAAGGATAGGCTTGAGAAGGACTTAAATACCATTGACTAATACTATCTAATCCTGAAAAAACATTAATCAGAATAAATAAATCGATGATAATAATAACGGTTAAACTAACTTTATTAACTGGTTCATTATTAATATTTCTTGATTTATTAAAAAATATATCGATAAAATTTCTTATTTTTCTTAACATATTTTTTATAATTTTAATAGTTTTTAAAGTCTAATTTTATACCAAATTTTATAACTATTATAGTAGAAGATTTCATAAAATCAAAAGTTTCATCTATGAAAATAGTCTCGCCTTTTATCGTTATAATGAAAGGTTGTCAGCTTATCTGAATTTTAGATTATGCGTTTATCTCAAATGTTATCAGTAACTTTGCGTGAAGATCCCGCAGAGGCAGAAATTAAAAGTCATAAATTATTATTACGAGCAGGTTACATTCGTCGTATCGGTAGCGGTGTTTATGCGTATCTTCCTTTGATGTGGCGTGTATTGCAAAAAGTATCTCAAATTGTTCGAGAAGAGATGAATATAACAGGGGCTCAAGAATGTTTATTACCCCAAATTCAACCAGCAGAATTATGGCAAGAATCAGGGCGATGGGAGACTTATACTAAAGCTGAAGGTATTATGTTTTCTTTGGTAGATAGGCAACAACGAGAATTAGGTTTAGGACCTACCCATGAAGAAGTTATCACAGCGATCGCCAAAGATATGATAAAATCTTATCGTCAGTTACCGACACATTTATATCAAATTCAAACTAAATTTAGAGATGAAATTCGTCCTCGTTTCGGTTTGATGCGTGGTAGAGAGTTTATTATGAAAGATGGCTATTCTTTTCATAGTAGCGTTGAAAGTTTAAAAAAAACTTATCAAGATATGGATAAAGCCTATCGCAATATTTTTAGCCGTTGTGGTTTGAGTTTTCGGGCTGTGGACGCAGATTCTGGAGCGATTGGTGGATCTGGATCTCAGGAGTTTATGGTGTTGGCAGAAGCAGGAGAAGATGATATTGTTTATACTGATGATGGCAAATATGCGGCAAACGTCGAAAAAGCAGTTTCTTTACCTGCTGATGGAATTTTATCTCCTTTTAACAGTTACCAAAAAAAAGCAACTCCTAATACTGAAACTATTGCTAAAGTAACAAAATTTTTAGGATGTTCAGCAACTAATATTGTTAAAAATATTTTATATCAAGCTGTCTATGATTCAGGAAAAACAGTTTTAATTTTAGTAAATATTAGAGGAGATCAAGATATTAATGAAGTTAAATTAAATAATGAATTGGTAAAATTAGCCCCTAATTATCAAGCTAAAACCATTCTTAGTTTAACAGTTCCTGATCAAAATGCACAACAAAAATGGGCAACGAATCCTTTACCTTTAGGTTATATTTCTCCTAATTTAAGTGATGATTATATTGCGAAATCTGACCAAGTAGAAGGCAATTTTTTAAGAATGGCGGATAAAACCGTTATCGATTTAGAAAATTTTGTCACAGGTGCTGATGAATCTGATTATCATGTTACTGGTGGAAATTGGGGTAAGGAGTTTACTTTGCCTAACCTAATTGTTGATATTCGCAAGGCTCAAGTTGGCGATCGTGCAATTCATAATCCCCATCAGACACTACAAACTGCCAGAGGCATTGAAGTAGGGCATATTTTCCAATTAGGCACAAAATACTCCGAAGCGATGAATGCTACTTATACTGCTGAAGACGGCACAGAAAAGCCTTTTGTAATGGGATGTTATGGTATTGGGGTATCTCGTTTAGCACAGTCAGCCGTAGAACAATGTCATGATAAAGATGGTATAATGTGGCCTATGGCGATCGCACCTTATCATGTTATCATAGTCGTGCCAAATATTACTGACCAAGAGCAAATGAAAATTGCTGAAAAACTATATCAAGAATTGAATCAAGCAGGAATTGAAGCCTTATTAGATGACAGAGACGAACGAGCAGGGGTAAAATTTAAAGACGCTGATTTAATTGGGATTCCTTACCGTATCGTTACAGGCAGATCATTAAAAGAGGGTAAAGTAGAATTAGTAACAAGGAAGACAAAAGAATCTCAAGAAATAATGATAGAAAAAGTGGTAGAAATTTTCTCAGACATCTTAAAAAATAATACATAATGAGAAACTAGAACAATTGATAATTGAGTCATAATCAATGTAGGGATCAATAATAGGATAATTTAATTCCCTACTTTCACTAAATTACACATTCATTCAGTCACAAGAATTTATATATTATTTATTGTCAAAAAAATTGCTATGTTACACGAAAAAAAACCTTATAAAAATGTAATGGAAATTCTGGTAGATGAAGAAATTCAATATCAATTAACTCATAATAAATCCTTGGCAAGTGTACGTAATTCCTTAAATTTAGTAGAAGTTGCTACATTTGCCCTGAATCGATTACCTAGTCTATATGCTTCCTCAAAAGAAGGTATTCATAAACAGACTGCAAGGGCAGTAGTGCAATTAAAATTACAAATCAGACAAGCTGTTACTCAAGGAATTGCGGCTGTAACGAGAGATCCCTTAAGAAAATCAACTCCTCTTCCAAAAGAAAAGAATGATACCATTATAGATGCAAAAAAGACTTTAAGCAAATTGAATGACTCTTTGCCAAAAGAAGAATTGTCTATTATCGTTGACTTTATGGAATCCTTTTTAGAAAAAGTAAAGAATCAAAAAATTACAGAACAAGAAGTTATTAAATTATACTACCTACTCGATTTTTATTGGGAAGAAGACGGACAAGGTTTACTCGCTCCTAATGCTAAGATTTCTTGGTATGATTAAATAAAGTTAGATTTAATTTGATTACTCCCATAAAGATCTAATCCGAAATTATAATATTTCGTGTCATGATTGATAATCGATCATTGATGAATGATAATTGGTTAATGAAAGTTAATATTTAGATAAAGGAGTGAAAATCAGTGACTTTAGCAGAATTAATTGAAAAAGGTGGCGTAACAATTTGGCCTCTGTTATTTTTATCAATCCTTGCCTTAGGTACAATCATAGAGCGTATATTCTTTTGGTCAAAGGTACTCATCAAAGAAGAGCAAATTTTAAACAATATTATGGATGCCGCTACCACTAATTGGGGTAAAGCAGGTGAAATAACTTCCAGATACCGTAATCATCCCCTCGGCAAATTTTTAAATTCCCCTTTACAATTAGATAACCCCGATCCTGAAGTATTTCATTTAGCCCTAGAAACTGGAGCTGATGATGAGTTAGCTTTAATGCGCAAAGGAGATAAAATTTTAGAGGGCGTTATCGCTTTATCCCCTTTATTGGGCTTATTAGGTACAGTATTAGGATTAATTACTTCTTTGGGTTCAATTTCTTTAAGTGATTTAGGTACAGGTGCTACTTCAGGAGTCACTCAAGGCATTGGAGAATCACTAATTTCTACTGCAGTAGGATTAATTGTAGCAATTATTTGTGTAGTATTTTATAGGTTGTTTCAAGCTTTTTGGTTTAATCAAGTACGAATTTTTAGGAAAGCGGGAAGTGATTTAGAAGTAATTTATCGTCAAAGATGGGGGCAACATCAACAGTTAACTATCTAGGAGTTGCTGAAATAGTTTATTAGTGAGAAATAAGCAATAAAAGAATAAACACTCTTGCAATAGGTAAGGGTTTTTTTATTTTTTAGTAATTTGAAAAAATACTAATTAAATGTCTTTTAGCTTATGCCTAAAAGCTGATAGCTATAACAATATCACAACTCTTATGGTAGGATTACTATAGTTTTATCTGTGCCAAATCAGAAATAACCACATCGGCAACTTCTAAATGAGGTGCAGAGGAATATTTCCAGCAAATACCGATTACGCCCCCTGCTTGAGCATTTTTTGCCATGGAAATATCTCCTTGAGAATCACCAATCATTAGACTATTTTCAGGTTTTACCCCTAGTTTCTCACAGGCTTGTAAATATAAACGAGGATCAGGTTTTGATAAGCCACTGTCAACCCCCATGATTAAGTCTATGTAAGGATTTAATTGATGATTGATCACAAATTCTTGCACCCCTGCTGTGGTATCGGCGGAAAGTATTGCTATTTTCAATCCTGCTTGTTTTAAAGTTTGTAACACTTCAAGACTTCCAGCAAATAAAGGTGATGTCTTACCCCGACTAGGAAAAGATTTTTCGGCGTTGATAAAACATTGTTCTGCGATCGCCAAAGATTCAAACCAACTTCTTCCTGTTTCAGCGATATAACCAGCCGAGACAATTTGATTTTCTCGATTACTACCCACTGCCATTAAACCAGTGGGATTTAGATAATCATTTTCTACACCAAAAGCCATTAATAAAGGTTCATAAATTCCGGGTATTTGAGCATCAATTAATCTTGCCCTTTTAAAAGCTAATTCTCGTAAAAAACTCTCAGAATCAGCTAATGTACCATCTTTATCAAAAATAATAGCTTCTACATTTTCAAAAGATTTTTTTTGACAAATAATAGTTCTCATAATTAGGTTATGTAACGAATTTTTTTGATCGTTTTTGATTATTAAATAATAAATAAACTGACAATCGTTAAACTAGCAATACCAAGACTTAACCAAATAAATTGATTATCTTGAGTATTGACTTTACTCAAATCTACTAACTCAATTTGTCGTTTTGGCTTTATTTTACGATTTGGAGTACTTGCTTTAGCGTATTGACTGGCACTGATAGATAAGTTAACCAAATCTGGTATTTCTGTCATCCATTCTTTAGGACGTTTTAGTTTAGGTGCTTTGATAATATAAAGTAACGCTTTAGCCTGTCGTTTTATTTCACCGTCACGATGAGTACATAATTCTTCACATAATGCGATCGCTTGTTGTGATTCTCCTGCGGCTTCATAAGCATTTACCAGCCAAAACTTGACTTCCCCTTCAAGACGAGAATTAGAGGAAACGAGTTGAGAAGCCTGTTCTAATTGTTCAATACTCAGACGATAACGCCCATTATTAAAAGCTAATTTTCCTGTTTGGTATCTTTGTTCAAATTCTGCTTGGGAGAATGAAGTCACAATCAAAAACGAGAATAATAAATTTTTTCTTTAATTTTACACTGAGGTATCACAGAATTTTTAAGAATTAATGAGAATTAATCTTATAAGTATTGTGCCTGTAAAACTTCATCATATTCATCAGCTATGGTGGCGACTAAAGTAATTAAACGAGAAATTTCTGCTGGAGAAAGATCATAAACAGTTCGTTGGGCAGAAATAACTACTTGATTATTAAAAACCGAGAAGCAAGTTTCAAAAGTACCGCTCCAATTCAATTCCATTAATGTACGAAACAATTCTAGCTCATTTTTGACAGGTAAAGGTAATACAGCCGACCACACTGTTAATAAATCTTCGTCACTTTCCCCCGTTAATTGTACAAAGACTTCGACTGTACCATATTGAAATTTCCAAATATAGCCTTCTTCTGTGGCTTGTACCATAGCACTGTCATTTTGCTCTAAGCTATAGATAACGGTCTCAATTTCATCTTTATGGCTATTTCTGGGTAAATCCAAATTATTAAAATCTGTTTGTAAATCTTCAGAGGTTAATTCAGGAGTTGTCATAATGGTTAAAAATTTTTGATGTTACCAGTATGATTTTATCCTAAATGTCACTGAAATAATTGACCAATTTTTATGAACAACCAATACCATTAAAAATGGTATGATTTAGCACATTATTTTTACTGATATAGATTAAAGTTGTGAAAGATTCTCACTATAGATCATTAAGCTTGGTGGGCGAAGGACAGTTTGGAAAAGTATATACTGCTATCCATCGTCAAACAGGGGAATTAGTGGCATTAAAAGAATTTAATCCCCAAAAATTCTCTACGAAAAAATTTTTAAGGGAAATGCGTATTCTTCTTAGTTTAGAACATCGTAATATTGTTCGTTGTCAAGGTATTGAGCATAATTCTCACGGACGACATTTAATCACAGAATATTGTGAAGGAGGTACTTTAAGAGACTTACTAGAATCAAAATTTAATCTAACCATTGAGCAAAAGTTAAAAATTAGCACGGATATTTTAGAAGGTTTGAATTGTGCTCATTTGGAGGGTATTATTCACCGAGATTTGAAGCCAGAAAATATCTTATTATGTGTAACTCCTCAAGGTTGGTGTGCAAAAATTTCTGATTTTGGTGTAGCTAAAATTGAACTAGAAGATAAAGATCTAAACATAAGTACAATTGGCGATACTGGCTCTCCAGCTTATATGGCACCTGAACAATTTTATGGTAAATATTCCTATAATTCCGATATTTATTCCATGGGTATTATTTTATATGAATTGTTAATGGGTCATCGTCCTTTTAATGGTAGCCCTAGTGAAATAATGAAAGGACACATTAATCAAGCACCGATATTTCCCAAAAATTTACCACCTTCTTTACGGTTAATTTTAAAAGAAGCATTGCAAAAACTACCTCAACACCGTTTTCGCACTGCTCAAGAAATGAAAACAGAAATTCTTAAAGCTACCCTAGAATTAACAGATAAAAATAAATCCTTGTATGATCAAATTCCAGAAAAAATAGTTAATATTTATTTAAACTATGAAAAAGAATTATTAGAAAATATCAATTTTTTAACTGTTAAAAATAACTTTATTTATGAATGTAGCTTAGAAACTTTATTTATTGAAAATTATGAAGAAGATATTAATAATCAAATAACAATAAAACCGATAAATAAACATAAATTAAATCGTCAAATTCTTGATTTACAAACTATCAATTCAGGATGTATAGTTTCTGCTCACAATTTGTCAAGTTATCACCAATATTCTTTATTTTATTGTGATGCTTTAAGTGGTGGTATTCAAACATTAATTAATATTGAAAGTGAATATTTAACTTATGGGGTAGCCAATAATTATAAATGGTTTGCTCTTAGTACCATCTTCAATGATGAACAAGGTTTTCAAGTTATTAAAACAAAAAATTTAACTCCTATTACTCCTTTAATTAAAGATTTTTTACCCAAGCAAATTATTCCTATTGATGATAATCATGGAGTGGTTATTTACACTCAATGGGAAATAGATAAAAATCAAACATTTTTTCGCTTTTTTCATCGTCGTGGTGGTTGGCAAGATATTTATACTGTTTCTTTGCCTCTACACAATCTTATTCATCATCAAGCAATTCCAAAAACTTTTTTAACTAGAGAAAAGCAGACCAATAATTTAGTTTTAATTAAATTTGAACCTTTCTCTGTTCGCCGTATTCCCCTGAATTTTAGAGCTGATTTTTGGTTATCTAGCTCATGGGGTTTTCTTTGTGCTAATCCTTCAGGAAATATTGCTTTTTTAGATTTAGAAGGACATTATTTAGGGGAAATAAATATAAAAAAAACAATTAAGGCGATCGCTCCTTTAGGTAAAGATAAAATTATTGTCATCATAGAAAAGAATGATCAACAAATAAAACAAATTTATACCATTCAGATCTAAATTTTGAAAAAGTGGTAAGAATAACCTTGACAAAATCCCAAGGTGATTAGTTATAATAGTCAAGGCAGTGAAATGCAAATTAAAAATAATTTAAAATTTTCGCTGGAATAATCGCCATCTTAGCTCAGTTGGTAGAGCAACTGATTTGTAATCAGTAGGTCATCGGTTCGAGTCCGATAGATGGCTTGAATCATTTGACGATTTTTGAGTAAATCTCAAGTTTCCCCATGTTAACTTTTGTTGTAAAGTTTTAACATCACCTTGTTTAGCGGCGTTTTTAACTTCTCGAATATAGTGGGCATTGGCGATAGCCTCTTCCTTAGAACGAGAACTGGTTTCAAAGCATTTTTCTAAGGCTTGATAGATACCGATACGACGAACTTTTGTAAAAAATTGACGCTCAATATCAAGTAATCGAGTCATTAATTCCAACTGCATTTCATCTTCACATAATTCTTGTAAAATTTCCCATTCTTCCCTACCTAATAGGTTGTTTCCAGCACCAATACGAGGATCGATAAATTGTTCTCCTTTAACTTCTTGATAAATTTGAGGAAGACTATCATCAAATTCGTGTTTTTCTTCTAACCAAATACGACGAATTTCGCTTAATTCTTCCGTAGTGATTAATTTGAGATCTTGAAATTCCGGAGGGGCAAATTTTTTAATACTAACTTCCGCTTCTAATACTTTTCTTAACCAATATTCTCGCCATTTTTTAATATAAGGACCTGGAATAGGCTCAATAGAAGTTTCTCCATCAATATTACGTTCAAATAATTCTACTTTTCCATAAATACGACGAAAATCTCGCTTATCTCGATCATCTCGAATATCCAATTCGTTACGAATATCTAATAAAGGTTGTAGCCA encodes the following:
- a CDS encoding MotA/TolQ/ExbB proton channel family protein — protein: MTLAELIEKGGVTIWPLLFLSILALGTIIERIFFWSKVLIKEEQILNNIMDAATTNWGKAGEITSRYRNHPLGKFLNSPLQLDNPDPEVFHLALETGADDELALMRKGDKILEGVIALSPLLGLLGTVLGLITSLGSISLSDLGTGATSGVTQGIGESLISTAVGLIVAIICVVFYRLFQAFWFNQVRIFRKAGSDLEVIYRQRWGQHQQLTI
- a CDS encoding tetratricopeptide repeat protein; this encodes MTSFSQAEFEQRYQTGKLAFNNGRYRLSIEQLEQASQLVSSNSRLEGEVKFWLVNAYEAAGESQQAIALCEELCTHRDGEIKRQAKALLYIIKAPKLKRPKEWMTEIPDLVNLSISASQYAKASTPNRKIKPKRQIELVDLSKVNTQDNQFIWLSLGIASLTIVSLFII
- a CDS encoding HAD family hydrolase; translation: MRTIICQKKSFENVEAIIFDKDGTLADSESFLRELAFKRARLIDAQIPGIYEPLLMAFGVENDYLNPTGLMAVGSNRENQIVSAGYIAETGRSWFESLAIAEQCFINAEKSFPSRGKTSPLFAGSLEVLQTLKQAGLKIAILSADTTAGVQEFVINHQLNPYIDLIMGVDSGLSKPDPRLYLQACEKLGVKPENSLMIGDSQGDISMAKNAQAGGVIGICWKYSSAPHLEVADVVISDLAQIKL
- a CDS encoding serine/threonine-protein kinase yields the protein MKDSHYRSLSLVGEGQFGKVYTAIHRQTGELVALKEFNPQKFSTKKFLREMRILLSLEHRNIVRCQGIEHNSHGRHLITEYCEGGTLRDLLESKFNLTIEQKLKISTDILEGLNCAHLEGIIHRDLKPENILLCVTPQGWCAKISDFGVAKIELEDKDLNISTIGDTGSPAYMAPEQFYGKYSYNSDIYSMGIILYELLMGHRPFNGSPSEIMKGHINQAPIFPKNLPPSLRLILKEALQKLPQHRFRTAQEMKTEILKATLELTDKNKSLYDQIPEKIVNIYLNYEKELLENINFLTVKNNFIYECSLETLFIENYEEDINNQITIKPINKHKLNRQILDLQTINSGCIVSAHNLSSYHQYSLFYCDALSGGIQTLINIESEYLTYGVANNYKWFALSTIFNDEQGFQVIKTKNLTPITPLIKDFLPKQIIPIDDNHGVVIYTQWEIDKNQTFFRFFHRRGGWQDIYTVSLPLHNLIHHQAIPKTFLTREKQTNNLVLIKFEPFSVRRIPLNFRADFWLSSSWGFLCANPSGNIAFLDLEGHYLGEINIKKTIKAIAPLGKDKIIVIIEKNDQQIKQIYTIQI
- a CDS encoding YbjN domain-containing protein; translation: MTTPELTSEDLQTDFNNLDLPRNSHKDEIETVIYSLEQNDSAMVQATEEGYIWKFQYGTVEVFVQLTGESDEDLLTVWSAVLPLPVKNELELFRTLMELNWSGTFETCFSVFNNQVVISAQRTVYDLSPAEISRLITLVATIADEYDEVLQAQYL